The Opitutus sp. ER46 genome has a window encoding:
- a CDS encoding metallopeptidase family protein → MKLAELTQIAVDVVGAAQRQLPPEIRQVARGVAVHYEATPAADVLAEGFEPDILGLFSGDAHGTELAHDNPMPPQIQLYLENLWDFAEGDREVYKDEVRTTYLHELGHYLGWDEDDVAARGLE, encoded by the coding sequence GTGAAACTCGCCGAACTCACCCAGATCGCGGTCGACGTGGTCGGCGCCGCCCAACGTCAACTGCCGCCCGAGATCCGGCAGGTCGCGCGCGGGGTGGCTGTCCACTACGAGGCGACGCCGGCGGCGGACGTGCTGGCGGAGGGTTTCGAGCCCGACATCCTCGGCTTGTTCTCCGGCGATGCCCACGGCACCGAGCTGGCGCACGACAACCCGATGCCGCCGCAGATCCAGCTTTACCTGGAGAACCTCTGGGACTTCGCCGAGGGCGATCGTGAAGTGTACAAGGACGAGGTGCGGACGACCTACTTGCACGAACTTGGCCATTACCTCGGCTGGGACGAAGACGACGTCGCCGCCCGGGGACTGGAATAA